One Pyrenophora tritici-repentis strain M4 chromosome 5, whole genome shotgun sequence DNA window includes the following coding sequences:
- a CDS encoding Lipase-GDSL multi-domain protein gives MLPNLGSPRTKLALKVVGLVAVVCFFIPLAFGLPHRSPRADVNIPLRILPLGDSITWGWQPTAKENGTDGYRAVLIHELTWARYGSVKFVGTQHSGYMYNNENEGHSGSTISQLQGVMKAGLEMRPNVILLHIGTNDLARQETAEEKWIDAPERLGRLLDEIFNTCPDTVVLVAKIIQAQDTQTRANIQAFNDAIPGVVKMWVEKGFKLGVADLSIVGTNELVDGLHPSYAGYSHMGDIWCDAIKAVSRKGLITPPVAVERLNG, from the exons ATGCTTCCGAATTTGGGGAGCCCACGAACCAAACTCGCGCTGAAGGTGGTTGGCCTGGTGGCTGTTGTGTGCTTCT TCATCCCTCTCGCCTTCGGCCTCCCCCACAGATCACCCCGCGCAGACGTCAACATCCCACTACGAATACTCCCTCTCGGCGACTCGATAACATGGGGCTGGCAACCCACAGCCAAGGAGAATGGCACAGACGGCTATCGCGCTGTGCTTATCCACGAGCTCACCTGGGCGCGCTATGGCTCTGTCAAGTTTGTAGGCACGCAGCACTCTGGATACATGTACAACAACGAGAATGAGGGGCATTCGGGAAGCACAATTAGTCAACTACAGGGCGTAATGAAAGCAGGGCTAGAAATGCGACCGAATGTCATACTACTCCACATCGGCACGAATGATCTCGCTCGCCAGGAAACAGCAGAGGAGAAGTGGATCGATGCGCCGGAGCGATTAGGAAGGCTTCTTGATGAGATATTCAACACATGTCCGGATACCGTGGTTCTCGTTGCGAAAATCATACAAGCACAGGATACACAGACGAGGGCGAACATTCAGGCCTTCAATGATGCGATACCTGGGGTGGTGAAGATGTGGGTGGAGAAAGGTTTCAAACTTGGTGTTGCGGACCTGAGTATCGTGGGCACGAATGAATTGGTTGATGGTTTGCATCC GTCCTATGCTGGATATTCTCATATGGGCGATATCTGGTGCGATGCCATCAAGGCTGTTAGTAGGAAGGGATTGATTACGCCGCCTGTTGCGGTAGAGCGATTGAATGGATAG